A stretch of the Poseidonibacter parvus genome encodes the following:
- a CDS encoding ester cyclase, which translates to MKKLTNKDLVNLYYEELWNKKNKDFINTLFDDNISFHGSLGLSANGKKEFEVYMDMIHTAIPNLFHSIVDIVVGEDTIAVRALYTGKHSGKLLDYEATNNRLIYNGATFFKFEEGKIKSVWVLGDLNTLVKQLKNEQ; encoded by the coding sequence ATGAAAAAATTAACAAATAAAGATTTAGTGAATTTATACTATGAAGAATTATGGAATAAAAAAAACAAAGACTTTATTAACACTCTTTTTGATGATAATATTTCGTTTCATGGATCATTGGGTTTATCGGCTAATGGAAAAAAAGAGTTTGAAGTATACATGGATATGATTCATACTGCAATTCCTAACTTATTTCATAGTATTGTTGATATTGTTGTAGGTGAGGATACTATTGCAGTAAGAGCTTTATACACAGGAAAACATTCTGGAAAATTATTAGATTATGAAGCAACGAATAATAGACTTATTTATAATGGTGCAACATTTTTTAAATTCGAAGAAGGGAAAATAAAAAGTGTTTGGGTATTAGGTGATTTAAATACTCTTGTAAAACAATTAAAAAATGAACAATAA
- a CDS encoding EAL domain-containing protein, whose amino-acid sequence MSLSKQLYIIIAFIFFMIFTGNFIISVKNTKEYLEIESITKAQDTATSLGMGLKSLLKDKQDPEIESIITAISNRGFYKEIRLVDASFTISETQLIRNSVDLDDSLWKISDLTIDNSFGKIEKITSDSELSKELSELENEEIDESQIDIEEDTYSYIPSAEYTNGGKITFNFTAINENGMKVNTSSKLTIQKVIAKATRAVKFYYVPNWFIDMIPIKLEEKSSEISDGWKTTAIIYVSANPGDAYAKLYQQAKSGIIYSILAFLFSMLILFIFVQYLLKPLKRIEKLANSIAVGKFGIIEKLPWTTEIKNVAIAMNDMSSKIEAIINKLNNNLKNSSEKLSVDELCGLSLKQSFETDMKNMFIHKKTGYVFVIKIFDLATYAKSHTNKEVNAFIKEFGSILKNTSIKDKKTIAYRFFGSEFAVIGEGFSYEDSIKFAKSLQESLGKLALEFGKKEIAHIGATPFNPIGTTPEMLQAANEAYQKATLIGANEAYIRDSNDLSRDMESWRDLIFDIIDNSKFNVKYIGDATLLNHSNELVMQEAFTSACDKDGMDIPIGTFVSIAEKYEKIIDLDKKIVSNVINHILENKINHNISINLSLESINNTAFIAWIARTIQNNNKIAKQLVFSITAYAVAKDMDKFKFFADEIHKYGAKIIIKRFESKFIPLDNIKDFNLDYIRLARDYTCNICNDNSKQNFVEAIQELSTLLNIKVFAENVKDEEDLDIIKSFSLYAASR is encoded by the coding sequence TGCAATTTCAAATAGAGGTTTTTATAAAGAAATAAGATTAGTTGATGCATCTTTTACAATAAGTGAAACACAACTAATTAGAAATAGCGTAGATTTAGATGATTCTTTATGGAAGATTTCAGATTTAACTATTGATAATTCTTTTGGAAAAATAGAGAAAATAACATCAGATAGTGAACTTTCTAAAGAGTTGTCTGAACTAGAGAATGAAGAGATAGATGAATCGCAAATTGATATAGAAGAAGATACATATTCTTATATTCCAAGTGCTGAATATACAAATGGAGGAAAAATTACATTTAATTTTACTGCAATTAATGAAAACGGTATGAAAGTTAATACAAGTTCAAAATTAACAATTCAAAAAGTTATAGCAAAAGCTACAAGAGCTGTAAAATTTTATTATGTACCTAATTGGTTTATTGATATGATTCCAATTAAACTTGAGGAAAAAAGTAGTGAAATTAGTGATGGATGGAAAACAACAGCAATTATTTATGTAAGTGCAAATCCAGGTGATGCTTATGCAAAATTATATCAACAAGCTAAAAGTGGAATAATATATTCAATTCTTGCTTTTTTATTTTCAATGTTAATTTTATTTATTTTTGTTCAATACTTACTAAAACCTTTAAAAAGAATAGAAAAACTTGCAAATAGTATTGCTGTTGGTAAATTTGGAATAATAGAAAAACTTCCATGGACAACAGAAATTAAAAATGTTGCAATTGCTATGAATGATATGTCTTCAAAAATTGAAGCTATTATAAATAAACTAAACAATAATTTAAAAAATAGTTCAGAAAAACTTTCAGTGGATGAGTTATGTGGACTAAGTTTAAAACAAAGTTTTGAAACTGATATGAAGAATATGTTTATTCACAAAAAAACAGGTTATGTTTTTGTAATTAAAATATTTGACTTAGCAACTTACGCAAAATCACATACAAATAAAGAAGTAAATGCTTTTATAAAAGAGTTTGGAAGTATTTTAAAGAATACTTCAATTAAAGATAAAAAAACTATTGCTTATAGATTTTTTGGTTCAGAATTTGCAGTGATTGGAGAAGGTTTTTCTTATGAAGATAGTATTAAATTCGCTAAATCTTTACAAGAAAGTTTAGGAAAATTAGCTCTTGAATTCGGGAAAAAAGAAATTGCTCATATAGGAGCAACACCTTTTAATCCAATAGGAACAACACCTGAAATGCTACAAGCTGCAAATGAAGCTTATCAAAAAGCAACACTAATTGGAGCAAATGAAGCTTATATTAGAGATTCAAATGATTTATCAAGAGATATGGAATCATGGAGAGATTTAATTTTTGATATTATTGATAACTCTAAATTTAATGTTAAATATATAGGGGATGCTACATTATTAAATCATTCAAATGAACTTGTTATGCAAGAAGCATTTACAAGTGCTTGTGATAAAGATGGAATGGATATCCCAATAGGAACATTTGTATCTATTGCAGAAAAATATGAAAAGATTATAGACTTAGATAAAAAAATTGTGTCTAATGTAATTAATCATATTTTAGAAAATAAAATAAATCATAATATTTCTATAAACCTTTCATTAGAATCTATTAACAATACTGCTTTTATTGCTTGGATAGCTCGTACAATTCAAAATAATAATAAAATTGCAAAGCAATTAGTATTTTCTATTACTGCATATGCAGTTGCTAAAGATATGGATAAATTCAAATTTTTTGCAGATGAAATACATAAATATGGTGCAAAGATAATTATAAAAAGATTTGAGAGTAAATTTATACCACTTGATAATATTAAAGATTTTAACCTTGATTATATAAGATTAGCAAGAGATTATACTTGTAATATCTGCAATGACAATTCTAAGCAAAATTTTGTTGAAGCAATTCAAGAGTTATCAACTTTATTGAATATAAAAGTTTTTGCAGAAAATGTAAAAGATGAAGAAGACTTAGACATTATTAAAAGTTTTAGCCTTTATGCAGCAAGTAGATAA
- a CDS encoding valine--tRNA ligase, producing MSEKYEPSKVEDNYYKIWEDRGYFEIEGNKDIQEEGKNFSIMMPPPNVTGSLHIGHALTFTLQDIITRYKRMDGFKTLWQPGTDHAGIATQNVVEKQLLAEGTTKEELGREKFLERAWLQKETSGGNIVHQMRKLGVTPAWKRERFTMDEGLKEAVKEAFVSLYNDGHISQNNYMVNWCTHDGALSDIEVEHEEVNGKFYTMIYKFADGSGELEVATTRPETYFGDTAIMVHPDDSRYSSIVGKEVLLPLTDRTIKVITDSHVDMEFGTGVVKVTPAHDQNDYEVGKRHDLEFIKVFDEKGILNDYCGEFAGLERLEARPVIVKALENAGYIVKIEDHVHQVGHCYRCKNIVEPFISQQWFLSEKMAKSSIDKTKAHNNFHPQHWINSYTAWMDELRPWCISRQLWWGHRIPVFTCDSCNHQWADKSDEPEKCPKCGEKHYTQDPDVLDTWFSSALWAMSPLGWGNNGKLEELYNEVQDMKDFYPNSLLITGFDIMFFWVARMMMMGDHFQGELPFKDIYMHALVRDETGAKMSKSKGNVIDPLDMVEEHSADIIRFTLAYLAIQGRDIKLGEKNLEQFRNFTNKLYNATNFLQLNIDTFPDLKDIEIKTALGLYMQSRLSKSVDELRDNLETFKFNEAASTLYKFVWNEFCNWGIEYSKGSKDSILELGAIFKETLKMISPFMPFIADYLYHKLSGTTLEEGDSLMINNFPKDIAKNQDMEDMFAVIEEAIISVRRAKVVIDMGNSKIAKAYIKLDKQIDIEVARPFIEKLGKVENIEFVDAKVENSITDVSNNLEVYLPTSEIDMSPIIDKLTKQQAKTQKEFDKLNGMLSNERFVANAPEAVIAENRKALEDAKNKLEKIENELKTIS from the coding sequence ATGAGTGAAAAATACGAACCATCAAAAGTAGAAGATAATTACTATAAAATCTGGGAAGATAGAGGTTATTTTGAAATTGAAGGAAATAAAGATATCCAAGAAGAGGGTAAGAACTTCTCTATCATGATGCCACCACCAAATGTAACAGGAAGTTTACATATTGGTCACGCACTTACATTTACATTACAAGATATCATTACTAGATATAAAAGAATGGATGGTTTTAAAACACTTTGGCAACCAGGAACAGACCATGCAGGAATTGCAACACAAAATGTTGTTGAAAAACAATTACTTGCTGAAGGTACTACAAAAGAAGAATTGGGACGTGAAAAGTTTTTAGAGCGTGCATGGCTTCAAAAAGAAACATCTGGTGGGAATATTGTTCATCAAATGAGAAAATTAGGAGTTACTCCTGCTTGGAAACGTGAGCGATTTACTATGGATGAAGGTTTAAAAGAAGCTGTAAAAGAAGCTTTTGTATCTTTATACAATGATGGTCATATCTCTCAAAATAACTATATGGTTAACTGGTGTACACACGATGGTGCATTATCTGATATTGAAGTTGAACATGAAGAAGTAAATGGTAAGTTTTATACTATGATTTATAAGTTTGCTGATGGTAGTGGAGAGCTTGAAGTTGCTACTACTAGACCTGAAACATATTTTGGAGATACTGCTATTATGGTTCATCCTGATGATTCTAGATATTCTTCAATTGTAGGGAAAGAAGTATTATTACCTTTAACAGATAGAACAATCAAAGTTATTACTGATTCTCATGTTGATATGGAATTTGGAACTGGTGTTGTAAAAGTTACTCCTGCTCATGATCAAAATGATTATGAAGTAGGAAAAAGACACGACTTAGAATTTATTAAAGTATTTGATGAAAAAGGAATTTTAAATGATTACTGTGGAGAGTTTGCTGGACTAGAAAGATTAGAAGCAAGACCTGTTATTGTAAAAGCACTTGAAAATGCAGGATATATTGTAAAAATTGAAGACCATGTTCATCAAGTAGGGCATTGTTATAGATGTAAAAATATTGTTGAACCATTTATTTCTCAACAATGGTTCTTGTCTGAAAAAATGGCAAAATCTTCAATTGATAAAACAAAAGCTCATAATAACTTCCATCCACAACATTGGATTAATTCATATACAGCTTGGATGGATGAGTTAAGACCATGGTGTATTTCTAGACAATTATGGTGGGGACATAGAATTCCTGTGTTTACTTGTGACTCTTGTAATCATCAATGGGCTGATAAATCTGATGAGCCAGAAAAGTGTCCAAAGTGTGGAGAAAAACACTATACTCAAGACCCAGATGTTTTAGATACTTGGTTCTCATCTGCTTTATGGGCAATGAGTCCTTTAGGTTGGGGAAATAATGGAAAATTAGAAGAGTTATATAATGAAGTTCAAGATATGAAAGACTTCTATCCAAATTCACTTTTAATTACTGGTTTTGATATTATGTTCTTCTGGGTTGCTAGAATGATGATGATGGGTGATCATTTCCAAGGTGAATTACCATTTAAAGATATTTATATGCATGCTTTAGTTAGAGATGAAACAGGTGCAAAAATGTCTAAATCAAAAGGAAATGTAATTGATCCACTTGATATGGTTGAAGAGCATTCTGCTGATATTATTAGATTTACACTTGCATATTTAGCTATTCAAGGTAGAGATATTAAACTTGGAGAAAAGAATTTAGAGCAATTTAGAAACTTTACAAATAAACTTTATAATGCAACTAATTTCTTACAATTAAATATAGATACTTTCCCTGATTTAAAAGATATTGAAATTAAAACTGCACTTGGTTTATATATGCAAAGTAGACTAAGTAAGTCTGTTGATGAATTAAGAGATAACTTAGAAACTTTCAAATTCAATGAAGCTGCAAGTACTCTTTATAAATTTGTATGGAATGAGTTTTGTAACTGGGGTATTGAATATTCAAAAGGTTCAAAAGATTCTATTTTAGAACTTGGTGCAATTTTCAAAGAAACACTAAAAATGATATCACCATTTATGCCATTTATTGCAGATTATTTGTATCATAAATTATCAGGAACTACTCTTGAAGAGGGTGACTCTTTAATGATTAATAATTTCCCTAAAGATATTGCAAAAAATCAAGATATGGAAGATATGTTTGCAGTAATTGAAGAAGCTATTATCTCTGTAAGACGTGCTAAAGTTGTAATTGATATGGGTAACTCAAAGATTGCAAAAGCTTATATCAAACTAGATAAGCAAATTGATATTGAAGTTGCACGTCCATTTATTGAAAAACTTGGAAAAGTTGAAAATATAGAGTTTGTAGATGCAAAAGTTGAAAACTCAATTACAGATGTATCAAATAATTTAGAAGTATACTTACCAACTTCAGAAATTGATATGAGTCCAATTATTGATAAATTAACTAAGCAACAAGCAAAAACTCAAAAAGAGTTTGATAAGCTAAATGGAATGTTATCAAATGAAAGATTTGTAGCAAATGCACCTGAAGCTGTTATTGCTGAAAATAGAAAAGCATTAGAAGATGCAAAAAATAAATTAGAAAAAATAGAAAATGAATTAAAGACTATTTCATAA
- a CDS encoding diguanylate cyclase encodes MNINFIDKNKTITTILLSLFILFTFSSFILITNKYQDIEKEINTKDISNLIYKIQSQLEFNHKLALSFSTSDEVYNFLENKNQNYIFKNFRKGSYTLEDVGLSYYILTNKENKIKFSTYKRGTQIDDIKNFEVFITNDSKELNTINKVIIYKSEAYYLSKTPVYKTDYENISNGFLYTGSKIDIKKLTNLSHSFNNIKFISNSKIKPQTSKLNNKETSSFKTIIHKEIKNNLNYNEISFYNNHKDLIFTIRVKSIIKNINHTKEISLIIFLGLASIAIFILLYISTSYRRELKLQQESIALKIQEEAKELKTKVQELEKANKKLYKIAHTDFLTKTMNRRSFFTHAQNHFNFAKKNDEILSVIMIDIDNFKKFNDKYGHSVGDKVLILFADKIRNLITEKTIFGRLGGEEFALIVKNTNLEDTIIKAEKLKKSIEEIKLVIDQERVKITASFGVSDNSNCNNIDEMLQQADTHLYNAKESGKNVVRSRLNFC; translated from the coding sequence ATGAATATAAACTTTATAGACAAAAATAAAACAATTACAACTATCTTATTAAGTTTATTTATTCTTTTCACATTTTCTTCTTTTATATTAATAACAAATAAATATCAAGATATTGAAAAAGAAATCAATACTAAAGATATTTCTAATCTTATATATAAAATTCAATCTCAGCTTGAATTTAATCATAAATTAGCCTTATCATTTTCCACTTCAGATGAAGTCTATAACTTTCTTGAAAATAAAAACCAAAATTACATTTTTAAAAATTTTAGAAAAGGTTCTTATACCTTAGAAGATGTAGGTTTATCTTATTATATTTTAACGAATAAAGAAAATAAAATAAAATTTTCTACATATAAGAGAGGAACACAAATAGATGATATAAAAAACTTTGAAGTATTTATTACAAATGATTCAAAAGAATTAAATACAATTAATAAAGTTATTATTTATAAAAGTGAAGCATATTATTTATCTAAAACACCTGTTTATAAAACAGATTATGAAAATATTTCAAATGGATTTTTGTATACAGGTTCAAAAATAGATATAAAAAAGTTAACCAATCTTTCTCATAGTTTTAATAATATTAAATTCATATCAAATTCAAAAATAAAACCTCAAACTAGTAAGTTAAACAATAAAGAAACTTCTTCATTCAAAACTATAATTCATAAAGAAATAAAAAATAATTTAAATTACAATGAGATATCTTTTTACAATAATCATAAAGATTTAATATTTACCATTAGAGTAAAAAGTATAATAAAAAATATTAATCATACAAAAGAAATATCATTAATAATATTTTTAGGTTTAGCAAGTATCGCAATTTTTATTTTACTATATATTAGTACTTCATATAGAAGAGAATTAAAATTACAACAAGAATCAATAGCTTTAAAAATACAAGAAGAAGCTAAAGAATTAAAGACAAAAGTTCAAGAACTTGAAAAAGCAAATAAAAAACTATATAAAATAGCACATACAGATTTTTTAACAAAAACAATGAATAGAAGAAGTTTTTTTACTCATGCACAGAATCATTTCAATTTTGCAAAAAAGAATGATGAAATATTATCAGTAATTATGATTGATATTGATAACTTTAAAAAATTTAATGATAAATATGGTCATAGTGTGGGTGATAAAGTACTAATTCTTTTTGCAGATAAAATTAGAAATCTTATAACAGAAAAAACTATTTTTGGTAGATTAGGTGGTGAAGAGTTTGCTTTAATCGTTAAAAATACAAATCTTGAAGATACAATAATAAAAGCTGAAAAACTAAAAAAGAGTATTGAAGAAATAAAATTAGTTATAGATCAAGAAAGAGTTAAGATCACAGCTAGTTTTGGAGTTAGTGATAATAGTAATTGTAACAATATAGATGAAATGCTACAACAAGCAGACACTCATTTATATAATGCGAAAGAATCTGGAAAAAATGTCGTAAGATCTAGACTTAACTTTTGTTAA
- a CDS encoding efflux RND transporter permease subunit — protein MFDKILRFFVENSRVNYTLFILVFAIGLWSYTKTPKEIFPSFELDMISIKGSYSGASVDILDKMAVVEIEDNVKNIDSVDTMSTIISPGSFTIVLELKKGKNKYNEADKVKDAIALVQSNLPSDMDEPTVNVLDRSRALIDITLTSEKYSTDDLKPFADSIKSQILGITGINDVTIFGDSDKYFEVLIDDKKIDALGLNKSEVFSAISTLSYIFPVGKIEDPKKHYYISTYNGAKNAVDFGNTLIKVSNTNIYVKDIAQISKKYEDSSTLYSFNGQNAISLAVEQSDTADAIVLAQKIKDLLPSINKKNPDITTTIADDNSERITDRLNIVVSNILLGIILITILVMILINFRMSAIIALGIPTSFVIAAIYMYLSGYSINMISLVGVLIAIGIVVDDAIVVSENIQQHIEEGMAPKDAAVKGASEMVKPVTVASLTTLFSFLPVLMISGTMGEVMKLIPIALSALVVASLIESFIFLPIHAAHALKNGAKVTSWEKANKVYNAIIHFFMNWKKTFLIIFVILVPFATYTAIKTSKFQMFPKFDATDVKISMKADANTTLEQSFKIVQEIEKDLMLQKDEFFIRSIDSVAGYRKDTGNNTERFPYTMYMTVELQKLKASNLLDRYVTPYLSFYYDDEGRTRTLKSRQIATKLKKFLDKQNYKEKYQLEEIGVLERKVGPIKADVKIGLVSHDNQKVIKAIADLTDEINKLDGIKSASNSLKFGIDEIKLKVNQYGESHGVTESFIGSYLSNLYLLKKKGVSFDDKEMLDIKIKSKNKDDFEAFKNTQIPLNDGSFVALEQVVELNTIRAFEQLLKDQGEKNFYFFANVDPDIITSTEVIEKLQPLLNQIKEDGIKLVFKGEAQKKEELKRDMLLASALAIILIMLSMLYLFNSFRETFIVMSIIPFSILGVLIGHKVMGLNLSMPSMIGALGLAGVVINDGIIMMTYLKKAKTLEEIFQKATKRFRPIIITTITTLIGMSSLIFFPTGQAVIFQPIAIALGFGLAWGTILNLVYLPVLYTISHKLRKS, from the coding sequence ATGTTTGATAAAATTTTAAGATTTTTTGTAGAAAATTCAAGAGTTAATTATACTCTATTTATATTAGTATTTGCTATTGGACTTTGGTCTTATACAAAAACACCAAAAGAAATTTTTCCAAGTTTTGAACTTGATATGATTTCAATTAAAGGCTCTTATAGTGGAGCTTCAGTTGATATACTAGATAAAATGGCTGTTGTTGAAATTGAAGATAATGTAAAAAATATTGATAGTGTTGATACAATGTCAACAATCATAAGCCCAGGTTCATTTACTATTGTTTTAGAACTTAAAAAAGGTAAAAATAAATATAATGAAGCAGATAAAGTAAAAGATGCTATTGCACTTGTTCAATCTAACCTTCCTTCTGATATGGATGAGCCTACTGTAAATGTTTTAGATCGTTCAAGAGCACTTATAGATATTACACTTACATCAGAAAAATATTCGACAGATGATTTAAAACCCTTTGCAGATTCTATTAAAAGCCAAATTCTAGGAATTACTGGGATTAATGATGTTACGATATTTGGAGATTCAGATAAGTACTTTGAAGTCTTAATTGATGATAAAAAAATTGATGCATTAGGGCTTAATAAAAGTGAAGTATTCTCTGCAATTTCTACTTTATCATATATCTTTCCAGTTGGAAAAATTGAAGACCCTAAAAAGCATTACTATATTTCCACATACAATGGTGCTAAAAATGCAGTAGATTTTGGAAATACTTTAATCAAGGTTTCAAATACAAATATTTATGTAAAAGATATTGCACAAATCTCTAAAAAGTATGAAGACTCTTCAACTCTTTACTCTTTTAATGGACAAAATGCAATCTCTCTTGCAGTTGAACAGTCAGATACTGCTGATGCAATAGTACTTGCTCAGAAGATAAAAGATTTGCTTCCTTCAATAAACAAAAAGAACCCAGATATAACGACTACAATTGCTGATGATAATAGTGAAAGAATTACTGATAGGTTAAATATTGTTGTATCAAATATCTTATTAGGAATAATCTTAATTACTATTTTAGTAATGATTTTAATCAACTTTAGAATGTCTGCAATTATCGCACTTGGTATTCCAACATCTTTTGTAATTGCAGCTATTTATATGTACCTTAGTGGCTATTCTATAAATATGATTTCACTTGTTGGAGTTTTAATTGCAATTGGTATTGTTGTTGATGATGCTATTGTTGTAAGTGAAAATATCCAACAACATATCGAAGAAGGAATGGCTCCAAAAGATGCAGCAGTAAAAGGTGCTAGTGAAATGGTTAAGCCTGTAACTGTAGCATCACTTACAACACTATTTTCCTTTCTTCCTGTATTAATGATTAGTGGAACAATGGGTGAAGTTATGAAGCTTATACCAATTGCACTTAGTGCATTAGTTGTAGCTTCTCTTATTGAATCATTTATTTTCCTTCCAATTCATGCAGCACATGCTTTAAAAAATGGTGCAAAAGTTACCTCATGGGAAAAAGCTAATAAAGTTTATAATGCAATTATTCATTTCTTTATGAATTGGAAAAAAACATTCCTTATCATTTTTGTTATACTTGTGCCTTTTGCAACATATACAGCTATTAAAACATCTAAATTCCAAATGTTTCCAAAGTTTGATGCAACAGATGTAAAAATATCAATGAAAGCAGACGCAAATACAACACTTGAACAATCGTTTAAAATAGTGCAAGAAATTGAAAAAGATTTAATGCTACAAAAAGATGAATTCTTTATAAGAAGTATTGATTCAGTTGCAGGATATAGAAAAGATACAGGAAATAATACAGAAAGATTTCCTTATACTATGTATATGACAGTGGAACTACAAAAGCTAAAAGCTTCAAATCTCTTAGATAGATATGTTACTCCATATTTAAGTTTTTACTATGATGATGAAGGAAGAACAAGAACTTTAAAATCAAGACAGATTGCTACAAAATTAAAAAAGTTCTTAGATAAACAAAATTATAAAGAAAAATATCAACTTGAAGAAATAGGTGTATTAGAGCGTAAAGTTGGACCTATTAAAGCAGATGTAAAAATTGGTTTGGTTTCACATGATAATCAAAAAGTAATCAAAGCCATAGCAGATTTAACTGATGAGATTAATAAATTAGATGGTATAAAATCTGCATCAAACTCTTTAAAATTTGGTATTGATGAGATTAAATTAAAAGTGAATCAATATGGTGAATCTCATGGAGTTACTGAATCCTTTATAGGTTCATATCTTTCAAATCTTTACTTATTAAAGAAAAAAGGTGTTTCATTTGATGATAAAGAAATGCTTGATATTAAAATCAAATCTAAAAATAAAGATGATTTTGAAGCTTTTAAAAATACACAAATTCCTCTAAATGATGGTTCTTTTGTAGCCTTAGAGCAAGTTGTTGAACTGAATACAATAAGAGCTTTTGAGCAGCTTTTAAAAGACCAAGGTGAGAAAAACTTTTATTTCTTTGCAAATGTTGACCCTGATATTATAACTTCAACAGAAGTAATTGAAAAACTACAACCATTATTAAATCAAATAAAAGAAGATGGGATAAAACTTGTATTTAAAGGGGAAGCTCAAAAGAAAGAAGAATTAAAAAGAGATATGCTTCTAGCTTCTGCTCTTGCTATTATTTTAATCATGCTTTCTATGCTTTATTTATTTAATTCATTTAGAGAAACATTTATAGTTATGAGTATTATTCCCTTCTCTATTTTAGGAGTATTAATAGGACATAAAGTAATGGGACTTAACTTATCAATGCCTTCAATGATTGGAGCACTTGGACTTGCTGGAGTTGTTATTAATGATGGTATTATTATGATGACTTATCTTAAAAAAGCGAAAACGCTAGAAGAAATATTCCAAAAAGCTACGAAAAGATTTAGACCTATTATTATTACAACAATTACAACTTTAATTGGTATGAGTTCATTAATCTTCTTCCCAACAGGACAAGCAGTTATCTTCCAACCAATTGCAATTGCTTTAGGATTTGGACTTGCTTGGGGAACTATTCTAAACTTAGTTTATTTACCAGTTTTATATACAATCTCTCATAAACTAAGAAAATCATAA
- a CDS encoding ABC transporter ATP-binding protein → MKEKTTILNFENIYVSYEVTPILEKINLQIKEGEHWTILGSNGSGKSTLIKLISNDLYPNTKYPFKKEVFGKDRWSIFDLKKNLGIISNDLHNYFEKHGSFLSAYEVILSGYFSTIGVFKHQDFTIEQHKKALEVLDFLEIPQIKDKKVHQMSTGQLRRCIIGRALIHEPKAFILDEPTVGLDIKAQNSFIKFIRKLSSTASIILVTHHIEEIFPEVSHIALMYNRTIFKQGEKKDILTSKNLSEIFEVDIKLEEENQKYYIKNK, encoded by the coding sequence ATGAAAGAAAAAACTACAATACTAAATTTTGAAAATATTTATGTAAGCTATGAAGTAACACCAATACTTGAAAAAATAAATCTACAAATAAAAGAGGGTGAGCATTGGACAATTTTAGGCTCAAACGGAAGTGGTAAATCAACTTTAATAAAATTAATATCAAATGATTTATACCCTAATACTAAATACCCTTTTAAAAAAGAAGTCTTTGGAAAAGACAGATGGAGTATATTTGATTTAAAAAAGAATCTAGGAATCATTTCAAATGATTTACATAATTACTTTGAAAAGCATGGAAGTTTTCTTAGTGCTTATGAGGTAATATTAAGTGGTTATTTTAGTACTATTGGGGTTTTTAAGCATCAGGATTTCACTATTGAACAACATAAAAAAGCTTTAGAAGTTTTAGATTTTTTAGAAATTCCTCAAATTAAAGATAAAAAAGTTCATCAAATGAGTACTGGACAATTAAGAAGATGTATTATTGGACGAGCTTTAATTCACGAACCAAAAGCATTTATTTTAGATGAGCCAACTGTAGGACTTGATATTAAAGCTCAAAATAGCTTTATTAAGTTTATCAGAAAGTTATCTTCAACTGCATCAATTATTTTAGTTACTCACCATATTGAAGAAATTTTTCCTGAAGTTTCACATATTGCTCTAATGTATAATAGAACGATTTTTAAACAAGGTGAAAAGAAGGATATTTTAACTTCAAAAAACCTTTCAGAGATTTTTGAAGTTGATATTAAACTTGAAGAAGAGAATCAAAAATATTATATAAAAAACAAGTAG